TTGATCGTTTCGATGGTTTCTGGTGCGATGATTTCTTCATACATGAATTCGGAAAGCATTTTGGCTAGTAAGTTCCGATTTATGGTTTCCCAATTTTGGGGTTTTAAGGCTGTTTTTAGGGTGTTGAGGTTTTTCATGATTTTTTAAACCGCAGATAAACGCGGATGAACGCAGATGTTAGTGCAATTTTTATGGTTAGAAGCAGAGGTTATTTTTAACCACAGATGTCCACAGATGAACACGGATGAACACAGATATTGGCGCAGTGTTTATGGTGAGGATAAAAAGTTTTGAAAAATCCTTTTATTCTTGGGGTATTGGGGGTAATGTTTTAGGGTTTGGTTTGTTTTGGAAAATGGTAAATTTGGCGAATATCCAGTTAGCAATGCTGAAGATTGCTGCTAGTAAAAATGGTGCTGCTAAGTTGTAACTGCTGACTAACCACGATGCTGCTAGTGGCGCACCTAATCTGCCAACGTTGGCGAAGGAGGCGGCTACACTATAGTTAAAATGAATGCCATTTTCGCTGCTTTCGTTGAATAATTTTAGTTGCAAAACTGTTTCGGTGACGGCGAGGAAAAATCCATAAACTAAGCGGCTGAGAATTAAGAAAAGCAGAGAGTTTGTCCAACCTTGGAAGAATAAACTCGTTACTAATAATACCATCCCGAAGGTGTAAATTTGCTTTAAGTTATGGGGTTTGCAAGCAAAGTGAATGTAAGGTAAAGCAGCGATCGCCATTACACTTGGAATTAGAAATAGAATGCTACTATCGAGCAAACTAATGTTAAATGGTTCGGGTGCGATGACGTATTCAGTAAAGTAAGGACGAATTAGGTTGTTAGCAAGTTGAAAAGTGAGAATTGCCATTCCAATTGCTAGGATAAAACCTATTTGTTGCTTCCCAGTTGCTAATTTTGTTTCTTGTGGAATAGGTTCTTTGTGAGGTTTGGTTTCTACTCCTTGCAAGAAATAAACACACAAGGCTAATTGGATTAAATCTGCGATCGCAACGCCGTAAAATAATGATAGAGGTGCTTCCCATCCTATCATCCATGCGCCAGCAATTGTTGAGGTAATAATTGCACCGTGAGATACTGCTTGGTAAGTTCCTGCTACTGTGGAACGTTGACTTTCTCCTGCTAATTGAATGATTAATGTGTACACCAAAAAGTAGCTACTTTTGAGAACAAGTAGTACAACTGTGTACCACAAAAATTGATTTTCGTTTGTCGCTGTCGCCATCATTGCTGTCATGATGGCGCTTCCTAATTGTCCGAAATATATTAGATATTTGACGGAAACCCATCGCGCTATAATTCCCCATAATGGAGAAGCAATAACGACAGTTAGGCGACAAATAAAAATGTAATACCCCGTGTAACTTAAGTCTTCTACTCCAAAAACTTTGCGAAAGAATTGCGGATAAAACGGGGATAACAAAACTTCAGTAAACCAGGCTAAGAAAACACAAAAAAATAGGGTTCCTAACAACCATTTTTGTTTCATGAAGCAGCAACCCCAAACTTTTGAAAAACATTAGAATGGTTTACAGGATAAATTGTTTTACCTGTCAAAGTGTTAATAATGACAGCGTTGCGATATGCGCCAAGTCCTAAATCTGGTGCGCCAATTCCGTGAGTGTGCAACTCGCCATTTTGCACAAAAATTTGATTAGGAATAGTTTTTGTTAAGTGAAGTCGATAGTCTAAATTAACTTTGTAATGTCCTGAATCATCCCATTCAATCAAGTTTTTTAATCCTGAAATACAAGCAGGAATTGCATGATTATATCCAGTTGCTAGGATTATACAATCAGTTTCGTGATTGATACGTTCGCCTTGTTGTTGATGGCGATATCCAATTTGGTAGCGAGTTCCATTAGGGGTAGAAATGGGGGTAATTTCTTTCGCTTCTAATAGCGGAAGTAGTTGAATTGGAGGTTTTTTCCCGGCGATTGTGCGTTCGTAAAGTAAGTCGTAAATTTTGGTAATTGTTTCGTGACTAATACCTTTGTAAAAGAAGGTTTGTTGTTGTAGAATTTGCGATCGCATTTCCGCCGACAAATGGTAAAAATAGCGAATGTAGTCTGGCGAAAAGTGTTCTAAGGCGAGTTTGGTATACTCCATCG
The Phormidium ambiguum IAM M-71 genome window above contains:
- a CDS encoding MFS transporter → MKQKWLLGTLFFCVFLAWFTEVLLSPFYPQFFRKVFGVEDLSYTGYYIFICRLTVVIASPLWGIIARWVSVKYLIYFGQLGSAIMTAMMATATNENQFLWYTVVLLVLKSSYFLVYTLIIQLAGESQRSTVAGTYQAVSHGAIITSTIAGAWMIGWEAPLSLFYGVAIADLIQLALCVYFLQGVETKPHKEPIPQETKLATGKQQIGFILAIGMAILTFQLANNLIRPYFTEYVIAPEPFNISLLDSSILFLIPSVMAIAALPYIHFACKPHNLKQIYTFGMVLLVTSLFFQGWTNSLLFLILSRLVYGFFLAVTETVLQLKLFNESSENGIHFNYSVAASFANVGRLGAPLAASWLVSSYNLAAPFLLAAIFSIANWIFAKFTIFQNKPNPKTLPPIPQE